The proteins below come from a single Polynucleobacter sp. MWH-UH23A genomic window:
- a CDS encoding tripartite tricarboxylate transporter substrate binding protein, with the protein MIQFEPCNLFRRFFQLISLSIFLLISSQSVFAQSDYPNKPIRFVVPFPAGGATDNIARPLQNELLNSYKWSVVIDNKPGAGGNIGAEIVSKSAPDGYTWLMASVGTHGINLPLYTQGGGKLPFDPVKDFTPISLVAELPNVLVLNPEFAAKNNINTVNDLIAYAKANPGKINMASSGNGTSIHMAGELFKTMTKTYMVHLPYKGSPPAVTDLLAGNVDIMFDNLPSCINYIRAGRLKALAVTSAKRSPAFPDLPTIAEAANLPGYEATSWFGVVGPANMPADILNKDSTTLMAAINSPSVKEKYLAMGAQPVGNTPAQFSTFIKNEITKWTKVVKDSGAKVD; encoded by the coding sequence ATGATCCAATTCGAACCATGTAATTTGTTTCGCCGATTTTTTCAGCTCATCTCACTTTCAATATTTCTACTGATTTCTAGTCAGAGTGTATTTGCCCAATCCGATTACCCCAACAAGCCTATTCGTTTTGTTGTGCCATTTCCTGCTGGTGGGGCTACTGACAATATCGCAAGACCTTTACAAAATGAACTATTAAATTCCTATAAATGGAGTGTAGTGATTGATAACAAGCCGGGGGCTGGCGGTAATATCGGTGCGGAAATTGTTTCTAAATCAGCCCCAGATGGTTACACATGGCTAATGGCTTCCGTTGGTACACATGGAATAAATTTACCGCTCTACACACAGGGTGGCGGCAAATTGCCTTTTGACCCCGTCAAAGATTTCACACCGATTTCTTTAGTGGCTGAATTACCAAACGTGCTTGTTCTAAATCCTGAATTTGCAGCCAAGAACAACATCAATACTGTGAATGACTTAATCGCCTATGCAAAAGCCAACCCCGGAAAGATCAATATGGCCTCTAGCGGCAATGGCACATCCATTCATATGGCAGGAGAGCTATTTAAGACAATGACAAAAACCTATATGGTCCACTTGCCTTATAAGGGCAGTCCTCCAGCTGTAACGGATTTATTAGCAGGCAATGTGGACATCATGTTTGATAATCTACCCTCTTGCATTAATTACATTCGCGCAGGTCGTTTGAAGGCTTTAGCAGTAACCAGCGCAAAACGCTCTCCCGCATTTCCAGATTTACCAACCATTGCTGAAGCTGCTAACCTTCCTGGCTACGAGGCTACCTCCTGGTTTGGCGTTGTCGGCCCAGCCAACATGCCTGCGGACATTCTCAATAAAGATAGCACCACATTAATGGCTGCTATTAACAGCCCATCTGTGAAAGAAAAGTATTTGGCTATGGGCGCACAACCAGTAGGTAATACACCTGCCCAGTTTTCAACTTTCATTAAAAATGAAATTACTAAATGGACTAAGGTTGTTAAAGACTCTGGCGCAAAGGTTGACTAA
- a CDS encoding transporter, which translates to MNLNLLSRSWSSFQLLFYQAGFLCVALLLSINTYAQEIEARAYSNAPIGMNFITGGLAQAKSGSYTLNTQALSLTHVIDVAGQSGRLTMVLPYSELSGTGQLGTQTINASAEGLSDPLVKASVNLYGAPALTNSEFIKYKQDLIIGASIAATIPWGKYNSNQMINVGANRSLIQPAMGLSQAVGPWRLELAGMATIYTSNNNFMGNNTLSQNPIYSGETHVIYYFPNTAWISADATYFTGGQTYVNGLAINGVQENWRFGSTLSYPIDKNNSIRLSGSKGVYSRTDTSYNALGISWQYRWGGTP; encoded by the coding sequence ATGAATTTGAATTTGCTGTCCAGGTCTTGGTCATCATTTCAATTACTGTTTTACCAGGCTGGATTTTTATGTGTAGCGCTACTACTTTCAATAAATACATATGCACAAGAAATTGAAGCGCGAGCCTACTCTAATGCCCCCATTGGCATGAACTTTATTACTGGCGGCCTAGCTCAAGCAAAGAGTGGCTCCTATACACTTAATACGCAAGCCTTAAGCCTTACCCATGTCATTGATGTGGCAGGTCAATCTGGTAGATTAACCATGGTGCTACCCTATTCCGAGCTTTCAGGAACGGGGCAATTAGGCACACAAACCATTAATGCCTCTGCTGAGGGACTATCGGACCCTCTTGTTAAGGCCTCAGTTAACCTCTATGGTGCTCCAGCACTCACCAATAGTGAGTTCATAAAATACAAACAAGATTTAATTATTGGTGCGAGTATTGCCGCAACCATTCCCTGGGGAAAATACAACAGCAATCAAATGATTAATGTTGGAGCTAATCGGTCACTCATTCAGCCAGCCATGGGACTCTCTCAAGCAGTCGGGCCTTGGCGATTAGAGCTTGCAGGTATGGCCACAATCTATACCAGCAATAACAACTTCATGGGCAACAATACCCTATCGCAAAATCCAATCTACTCAGGCGAGACCCATGTGATTTACTATTTTCCTAATACAGCATGGATTTCTGCTGATGCAACATATTTCACAGGCGGCCAAACCTATGTCAATGGCTTGGCAATTAATGGCGTTCAAGAGAACTGGCGTTTTGGCAGCACCCTGTCCTATCCAATAGATAAAAACAACTCTATTCGTCTAAGCGGCAGCAAAGGGGTCTACTCACGGACCGATACTAGTTACAACGCATTAGGCATATCCTGGCAGTACCGCTGGGGTGGCACTCCTTAG
- a CDS encoding thiamine pyrophosphate-binding protein: METPGKSLNGGQILANALVRQGVDVAFGVPGESFLPLLNGLVDHPEFQFITCRQEGGAAYMAEAYGKLTGKPGVLMVTRGPGASNAMVGVHTAYQDSTPMVLLVGQVGTDMVEREAFQEVDYRRMYSECAKWVGSIDRVDRIDEFVSHAFHVAQAGRKGPVVLALPEDVLYMTGEEHPVAPAHVVQPGLDIKAFDEAMKAFASAKRPMIIAGGGNWSRAACDSLSAWANREGIPVATSFRSQDLLDNLNPAFAGDLGIGANPSLVKRVQDADVLLVIGERLGEMTTAGYSVLSVPKAKNTLIHVHSGPEELGRVYRPDFALNCSPENFCTALSNVTMGSNHSSDDSHSAHAEYLAFSSPVTVPGDLQLAQIMSSLPKSIPRDSIVTNGAGNFATWVHRFYPYGPFKTQLAPANGSMGYGLPAAIAAKIVHPERVAIAVCGDGDFMMNCQELATAARYEAFPIVFIVNNNMLGTIRMHQEREFKSRVIATGLTNPDFVKFADSFGIPGFRVSKTEEFAPAFAKALESKYGALIELILDQEVISPSKLLSQLGK, translated from the coding sequence ATGGAGACACCTGGTAAGTCACTTAATGGCGGCCAAATTCTAGCTAACGCTTTGGTGAGGCAGGGCGTAGACGTAGCGTTTGGCGTTCCTGGAGAAAGCTTTCTGCCTTTATTAAATGGCTTGGTAGATCACCCCGAATTTCAATTTATTACCTGCCGTCAAGAAGGTGGTGCTGCTTATATGGCAGAGGCCTATGGCAAATTGACAGGCAAGCCAGGGGTGCTGATGGTTACTCGTGGTCCAGGCGCATCAAATGCGATGGTGGGTGTGCATACCGCATATCAAGATTCCACTCCAATGGTCTTATTAGTTGGCCAAGTAGGAACTGATATGGTCGAACGAGAGGCATTTCAGGAGGTCGACTATCGTCGCATGTATTCTGAGTGTGCAAAATGGGTTGGTAGCATTGATCGCGTTGATCGAATTGATGAGTTTGTATCCCACGCATTTCATGTGGCACAAGCGGGACGTAAAGGTCCCGTTGTTCTAGCATTACCAGAGGATGTTCTTTATATGACTGGAGAAGAGCATCCAGTTGCACCAGCCCATGTTGTGCAGCCAGGCCTTGATATAAAAGCTTTTGATGAGGCAATGAAAGCATTCGCTAGTGCTAAACGTCCAATGATTATTGCCGGTGGTGGAAATTGGAGCCGTGCTGCATGTGATTCTCTGAGCGCTTGGGCTAATCGTGAAGGCATTCCTGTCGCCACCAGTTTTCGTTCACAAGATCTTTTGGATAATCTGAACCCCGCATTCGCTGGCGATTTAGGTATTGGTGCTAATCCATCCTTGGTGAAACGTGTTCAGGATGCCGATGTTTTATTGGTTATTGGTGAGCGCCTTGGAGAGATGACGACTGCAGGATATAGCGTATTAAGTGTGCCTAAAGCTAAAAATACTTTGATACATGTTCATTCAGGACCAGAAGAGCTGGGTCGCGTTTATCGCCCTGATTTTGCACTCAATTGCAGTCCAGAAAATTTTTGTACAGCCTTAAGTAATGTAACGATGGGTAGCAATCACAGTTCAGATGATTCGCATTCGGCTCATGCCGAATATCTGGCTTTTTCAAGTCCAGTAACTGTGCCAGGTGATCTGCAATTAGCGCAGATTATGAGTTCTTTGCCAAAATCTATTCCTCGCGATTCAATTGTTACTAATGGTGCAGGAAATTTTGCAACATGGGTGCATCGTTTTTATCCATATGGACCTTTTAAAACACAATTAGCTCCAGCAAATGGCTCTATGGGTTATGGCTTGCCAGCAGCAATTGCAGCAAAGATTGTTCATCCTGAAAGAGTGGCAATAGCAGTCTGTGGGGATGGAGATTTCATGATGAACTGCCAAGAGCTAGCAACCGCGGCAAGGTACGAAGCTTTCCCAATAGTTTTTATTGTTAATAATAATATGTTGGGTACGATTCGCATGCATCAAGAACGTGAATTTAAATCCCGAGTAATCGCCACTGGATTAACAAACCCAGATTTTGTGAAGTTTGCAGATAGTTTTGGTATCCCTGGATTTAGGGTTAGTAAAACAGAAGAATTTGCACCTGCGTTTGCTAAAGCTCTTGAGAGCAAATATGGCGCTCTTATTGAGTTGATCCTAGATCAAGAGGTGATATCGCCAAGTAAACTATTGTCGCAATTGGGCAAGTAA
- a CDS encoding helix-turn-helix domain-containing protein, whose amino-acid sequence MNRKNSSVYLAIYNDIRLANKRFGLSKQLEISMLNAVYEAYLDQIQLRVLDLLLLEGLASQATLHATLKSLQAKKLVEMKFDPTDGRIKLVLPTKLALKRLKECEIIIRNHCK is encoded by the coding sequence ATGAATAGAAAGAATAGCTCTGTTTACTTGGCTATATATAACGATATAAGGTTAGCCAATAAGCGTTTTGGCCTAAGTAAGCAGCTTGAAATAAGCATGTTAAATGCGGTCTACGAGGCTTATCTTGACCAAATTCAGCTACGCGTTCTCGACCTCTTATTGCTTGAGGGTCTGGCCTCCCAGGCAACTCTCCATGCAACTCTGAAGTCTTTGCAAGCAAAAAAACTGGTCGAAATGAAGTTCGACCCCACTGATGGACGGATAAAGCTAGTATTGCCAACAAAGTTGGCATTAAAACGCCTAAAAGAGTGTGAAATTATTATTCGCAATCACTGTAAATAA
- a CDS encoding fumarylacetoacetate hydrolase family protein, producing the protein MRLFAYQGSDGIESIGALIKSGTDEFIDLCATDNQIPRSLQSIIQSPDLLSRANSALSTQNTVRGNTSSISFKPPIDRPGKIVCMGLNYADHAKEGGNARPEYPSFFMRGPSSLTAHLCPIIKPRVSDKLDYEAELAFVVGKKSRHLTLDNALDCVAGYSIFNDGSVRDYQRKTTQWTIGKNFDQTGAFGPWLVTPDELPPGCHGLNIQSRLNGQVMQNANTKDFLWGIAETIVLISECMTLEPGDVVITGTPAGVGYARTPPVFMKAGDICEIEIESIGVLRNTIVNE; encoded by the coding sequence ATGAGACTGTTCGCCTATCAGGGATCAGATGGTATTGAAAGCATAGGTGCACTTATTAAGAGTGGAACAGATGAGTTTATCGACCTATGTGCCACCGATAACCAGATACCAAGAAGCTTGCAATCGATCATTCAGAGCCCAGACCTATTGAGTCGAGCAAATTCCGCCCTGAGCACTCAAAATACCGTTCGCGGCAATACTAGCTCCATTTCTTTTAAGCCCCCGATAGATAGACCAGGAAAAATTGTTTGCATGGGGTTGAATTACGCAGACCACGCTAAAGAAGGTGGCAATGCAAGACCAGAATACCCTAGCTTTTTTATGCGTGGTCCGAGCTCACTCACTGCACACTTATGCCCTATCATCAAGCCTCGCGTTTCTGACAAGCTGGACTATGAGGCAGAGCTTGCATTTGTGGTTGGCAAAAAGTCACGTCATCTCACTTTAGATAATGCATTAGATTGTGTTGCTGGCTACAGCATTTTTAATGACGGTAGCGTTCGTGATTACCAACGCAAGACAACACAATGGACTATCGGCAAAAACTTTGATCAAACCGGTGCGTTTGGTCCATGGCTTGTTACACCAGATGAACTGCCTCCTGGGTGTCACGGCCTGAACATTCAATCACGACTAAATGGTCAGGTGATGCAGAATGCAAACACCAAAGATTTTCTTTGGGGCATTGCGGAAACGATTGTGCTGATCTCTGAATGCATGACCTTAGAGCCAGGTGATGTTGTTATCACTGGGACGCCAGCAGGTGTCGGCTATGCCAGAACCCCACCCGTCTTTATGAAGGCTGGAGATATTTGCGAGATTGAGATTGAGTCTATTGGCGTCTTGCGCAACACCATTGTTAACGAGTAG
- a CDS encoding U32 family peptidase gives MIKMPELLAPAGSLQMLQTAFDFGADAIYAGQPRYSLRVRNNDFGKIEVLKQGIDTAHDLGKKFYLVSNLLPHGAKTRTYIRDMSPVVALKPDALIMSDPGLIMMAREAWPDMPIHLSVQANTVNGASAKFWRSVGISRVILSRELSFDEIEEVRQDCPEMELEVFVHGALCIAYSGRCLLSGYMSHRDSNQGACTNACRWDYKVKPGQQNQSGDVVLLQEARRPDELIPMEEDEHGTYIMNSKDLRAIEHIERLTKMGVDSFKIEGRTKSPYYVARTCQAYRAAINDAVAGKPFDTTLLGNLEGLANRGYTDGFYERHHDKEYQLYMRGHSLSGRSLYVGETLEIDHENGRVKVDVKNRFSIGDKLEIIEPNGNQDIVLDQMWNMNGEPISVAPGSGHFVWIKLDLKDSKAYIARYTKDPAPIETTSSCSNSESCCNA, from the coding sequence ATGATAAAAATGCCTGAACTCCTTGCCCCAGCGGGCAGCCTACAGATGCTCCAAACTGCTTTTGATTTTGGAGCAGATGCAATTTACGCTGGCCAGCCTCGCTATTCCTTACGCGTCCGAAATAATGACTTTGGAAAAATTGAGGTCTTAAAGCAAGGCATCGATACCGCTCATGATTTAGGCAAGAAATTCTACCTAGTCTCAAACCTATTGCCCCATGGAGCGAAGACTCGCACTTATATTCGCGATATGTCTCCTGTGGTGGCATTAAAACCTGATGCCTTAATCATGTCGGACCCCGGGCTCATCATGATGGCAAGAGAAGCTTGGCCAGATATGCCAATTCATTTATCAGTACAGGCTAACACTGTAAATGGGGCATCCGCTAAATTCTGGCGCTCTGTTGGCATCAGTCGCGTGATCCTTTCGCGGGAACTTTCCTTTGATGAAATTGAAGAGGTTCGCCAAGATTGCCCAGAAATGGAGTTAGAAGTTTTTGTTCATGGTGCTTTATGTATTGCTTACTCTGGACGGTGCCTCCTTTCAGGCTACATGTCTCACCGCGACTCAAATCAAGGCGCCTGCACTAACGCTTGCCGGTGGGACTACAAAGTGAAACCTGGGCAGCAAAATCAAAGCGGCGATGTTGTCTTACTACAAGAAGCAAGACGACCAGATGAGTTAATACCCATGGAAGAAGATGAGCATGGCACTTACATCATGAATTCAAAGGATTTACGCGCCATTGAGCACATTGAGCGACTCACCAAAATGGGTGTCGATTCGTTCAAGATTGAGGGTCGCACAAAATCACCATATTACGTAGCTCGCACTTGCCAGGCCTATCGTGCTGCAATCAATGATGCCGTAGCAGGAAAACCTTTTGATACAACCTTGCTTGGTAATTTAGAAGGTCTAGCCAATCGCGGCTATACCGATGGGTTTTATGAGCGTCATCACGACAAGGAATATCAGCTCTACATGCGTGGCCACTCCTTATCTGGAAGAAGCCTGTATGTTGGAGAGACATTGGAAATCGACCATGAGAATGGACGTGTAAAAGTAGATGTTAAAAATCGTTTTTCTATTGGCGACAAATTAGAAATAATTGAGCCCAATGGCAATCAAGACATCGTCTTAGATCAGATGTGGAATATGAACGGCGAACCCATATCTGTTGCCCCAGGATCGGGCCACTTTGTTTGGATTAAATTAGATCTCAAGGATAGCAAAGCGTATATAGCGCGCTACACCAAGGATCCAGCTCCTATTGAGACTACCTCCTCTTGCTCAAACAGCGAATCCTGCTGCAACGCTTAA